The sequence CCCGGAGTCAGGCCCGGACGGGTAGTGATTCTGGGGGCTGGGATTGTCGGCACTGAAGCGGCCAAGATGGCTGTGGGTTTGGGTGCACAAGTAACGCTGCTGGATGTAAATGTCGATCGGCTGACCTACCTCGAAACTATCTTCGGCTCACGGGTAGAACTACTCCATAGTACCTCGCACCAAATTGAAGCGCTTGTACCACGCGCTGATTTATTGATTGGCTCCGTGCTCATCCCCGGACGCAAAGCACCGACATTGGTAAAACGCGAACTCGTCGCCCAAATGCCGCCGGGTTCCGTGATTGTCGATGTAGCCGTTGATCAAGGTGGCTGCATCGAAACGATTCGGACCACGAGCCATAGCAATCCGACTTACGTTGACGAAAGCGTTGTACATTACAGTGTACCAAATATGCCTGGAGCGGTTCCTTGGACTGCGACTCAAGCGCTAAACAATAGCACACTGCCATATGTGATCAAAGTCGCAAATTATGGCTTGGATGCACTAGAACAATATGCGGAGCTCAAAAATGGGCTAAATATTCACCACCATCAAATTATTCATCCGGCAATCCAACAGAGCTTCTCTGATTTAGCTTAGCGACAAAGCAGCCTTCAACCAATCTGCTAGGTTATGGAGCACTAATTAAACTTCTTGCTGATCGCCGCACATTCAATTCGGTATTGCGGAAAGGATATACCCAGGAGAACTTGCACATCTTTGGAAGATGACTTCAAAATCTTCAGAGTGATAACTCAGACAAAAAAATACCACTAAACCTAAAAATCAGTTCAGTGGTATTTTAGTTCTAAAAACGGAGAGGGGGGGATTCGAACCCCCGTCGGGTTTCCCCGAAACGCATTTCGAGTGCGTCACCATCAACCACTCGGACACCTCTCCAGGTCAACTATTTAGTTTGACAGAAATACTATACTACAGCAAAACGCCCTTGGCATCTACACCCGTCAAAGTCGATCGAAAACCCTTGCCCTCACGCCACTGCACCGCCCCATCACGCTTTAGCCAAAACACTTGTACTCCCTGCCGCTCCAGCATCTCCTCCGTCAGCGTATCCAACCGGCGGCCATAGGCGATCGCCACATTAGGCTGAATTTGACCCACCAACGACTGCCGCAACCGTCCCCCCGGCCACCACATCACCTGATGATTTTGTAAACCTGACACCGAGACTAAATCCGGCTGTGCCCGTCCCGGCAATCCCGCAAATAATAGCCATCGCTGCTTAGCCACTCGCAAACTCAGCACATCCGGCGAGGCCGATACTTGCGACCCACGACTCCGACCCAGCTTGACGGAACGATCGACCGCCAACATCTGACTTTGAGGCAGGGCCA comes from Romeriopsis navalis LEGE 11480 and encodes:
- a CDS encoding alanine dehydrogenase; this encodes PGVRPGRVVILGAGIVGTEAAKMAVGLGAQVTLLDVNVDRLTYLETIFGSRVELLHSTSHQIEALVPRADLLIGSVLIPGRKAPTLVKRELVAQMPPGSVIVDVAVDQGGCIETIRTTSHSNPTYVDESVVHYSVPNMPGAVPWTATQALNNSTLPYVIKVANYGLDALEQYAELKNGLNIHHHQIIHPAIQQSFSDLA